Proteins co-encoded in one Arachis hypogaea cultivar Tifrunner chromosome 11, arahy.Tifrunner.gnm2.J5K5, whole genome shotgun sequence genomic window:
- the LOC112720471 gene encoding uncharacterized protein isoform X1, which produces MANSGTKFVSVNLNKSYGQQSHHLHNNHSASFGSGRTNRPSSGHGGAGGGGGMVVLSRPRSSHKAGPKLSVPPPLNLPSLRKEHERFDSLGSGVGPAGASGSGTGSRPASSGLGWTKPAPITAGEKEAPVEHALDGFDQGLRSGEGFGRGGSVYMPPAARSGPVGPTAAPVLPQPTVEKAAVLRGEDFPSLRAATLVSSTPGPAQKNKEKENSIQKLKSSADESNVSGDQRKDESVVELHQQQRHSQFSIARGGGIGIGGEFGESGNGTRGGFGGSRGSAGEHGGRKQQDEYFPGPLPLVRLNPRSDWADDERDTSHGFTERSRGEGSRDHGLSLKSEAYWDFDMPRVGLLPHNNKHGFDKRGQIRDNEAGKVSSSEVSKLDHYDRNGVGVGVGVRPSSSGSRNLGKDNKYVPSPFRDNVNGDSGKRDMGYGQGQGGKPWSSSMTDSYGDRNNNAQQYNRNRVDSVQSSVSKSSFSLGGKGLPVNDPLLNFGREKRTLQKSEKAFMEDPFGASGFDGRDIFSSGLVGVVKKKKDMLKQTDFHDPVRESFEAELERVQRMQEQERQRVIEEQERALELARREEEERLRQAREQEERQRRLEEEAREAAWRAEQERVEALRKVEEQRIAREEEKQRMILEEERRKQAARQKLLELEQRIARRQAEASKVGNSSQLVDDKMSGVVNEKDASRATDVGDWEDSERMVDRILTSASSDSSSVNRPLETGSRPNFSRDVSSAFIDRGKPVNSWKRDAYDNWGSSAFYSQDQENGHNSPRRDPSIGGKAFMRKEYNGGAGFMSSRTYYKGVSEAPLDEYAHLRGQRWHQSGDGDHVGRSTDNDSDFHESFVERFGEGWTQGRSHPFPPYTERPYHNSEPEGPFALGRSRYSVRQPRVLPPPSLSSVHRPYRNGNEFTGPSAFLENEIRYDQAARTESTLPTGYDNVNRGQTEVVDALQEATVNENHKGDTTTGCDSQSSLSVSSPPSSPTHLSHDDLDESGVSPGILTAEESKNVLSAPENESNEIPTIAGNENVVTSSAVSSGDDDEWTNENNEQFQEQEEYDEDEDYQEEDEVHEGDDNVDLNQEFEDMHLQEKGLPHMMDNLVLGFDDGVQVGMPNEEFERTSKNEEPTFMGQQADGINLEERASFDDASNDGKGLQTVNDSSQVNLNSSSSLFHEPEKQNQDLLIQPSNAHSSVASESLGNVEASNGMSTHHSTPTSVPIAPHYSSSGQTIISNVAVTPNQADVPIKLQFGLFSGPSLIPSPVPAIQIGSIQMPLHLHPQVGTPISHMHPSQPPLFQFGQLRYTSPISQGLMPLGHQSMSFVQPNIPSGFSFNHNPGGRMQVQTGSETSDSFIKDGIRQHSVGSQPGNARSLPQGSQPSENAENIAGIKQAQIGTPHDGTDSARTAAGFQLDKQVSQNVVRKSSSASSSAKESEGLSLSRDASFHSLSKERDFVESKAHYPPSGGRGKRYVFTVKTSGSRSSGPAPRASRPDAGGYMRRPRRNIQRTEFRVRESADKKQSSSLVLTDQTGLDNKSNINGKGAGISGRAGPRRAFPNKSGKQSVESATENLHGMDSGSRFEKVDGKDSTKAQSFSHSGQSNLKRNLCSEEDVDAPLQSGIIRVFEQPGIEAPSDEDDFIEVRSKRQMLNDRREQREKEIKAKSRVAKVPRKSRSTSQSSMANSSKGPLPVGEVANSIPSDFVPAEGRGMTNIDVSSGFNSSMPSQSLAPIGTPPLKIDAQPDVRSQLNRSLQTSFPVVSGGEKDPVPGVIFESKNKVLDNVQTSLGSWGNAQINQQVMPLTQTQLDEAMKPQQCDSQTPVSNVTAIVNESSLPTSSILTKEKAFSSAASPINSLLAGEKIQFGAVTSPTILPPSSRAVSHGIGPPRSSRSDMQISHNLAGSDNDCSLFFDKEKHGDESHGHLEDCEAEAEAAASAVAVAAISSDEIVGNGLGTCSVTVTDGKGFVAADIDRVAAGVGEQQSASQSRSDEPLSVSLPADLSVETPPISLWPPLPSSQNSSGQMISHFPSIPPHFPSGPPSHFPFYEMNPMMGGPVFAFGPHDESASTTQSQTQKTTTSAASRSIGSWQQCHSGVESFYGPPTGFTGPFITPPGGIPGVQGPPHMVVYNHFAPVGQFGQVGLSFMGTTYIPSGKQPDWKHIPTSSAIGPGEGDMNSMNMASSQRNPANMPSPIQHLAPGSPLMPMASPLAMFDVSPFQPSTDMSVQARWPHVPNSPLSSIPLSMPMQQQEGVQTSQFNHGPSVDQPLNIQRFTNSRTSTPSEGDRSFPRAADVNQLPDELGLVDASNPTAAKAEQNVVNKTPSLINIADAGEVSSQNGKGSNSNNQGASSAFKSQPSQQNISTLHYDNSSGHGHYQRGTVSQRNSSGGEWSHRRYQGRNQTMGTTDKSFPSSKVKQIYVAKQTIGGASSTS; this is translated from the exons ATGGCCAATTCCGGCACCAAATTCGTCTCTGTGAATCTGAACAAATCCTATGGGCAGCAATCTCACCACCTCCACAACAACCACTCCGCCTCCTTCGGATCGGGCAGGACTAACCGTCCCTCCTCCGGCCACGGCGGCGCAGGCGGTGGAGGAGGCATGGTGGTCCTCTCGAGGCCTCGCAGCTCGCACAAGGCAGGGCCTAAGCTCTCCGTCCCGCCCCCCTTGAACCTCCCTTCGCTTCGCAAGGAGCACGAGCGGTTCGATTCGCTGGGATCCGGTGTTGGTCCAGCCGGTGCTTCTGGTTCGGGAACCGGGTCCAGACCTGCCTCCTCCGGTTTGGGATGGACCAAGCCTGCTCCAATCACTGCCGGGGAGAAAGAAGCGCCTGTGGAGCACGCGCTGGATGGATTCGACCAGGGATTGAGGTCCGGCGAAGGGTTTGGCCGCGGTGGCAGCGTGTATATGCCGCCGGCTGCTCGATCCGGTCCTGTGGGACCCACTGCCGCCCCTGTTTTGCCTCAGCCTACTGTGGAGAAGGCTGCCGTGCTGAGAGGGGAGGATTTTCCTTCATTGCGTGCTGCCACCTTGGTTTCATCCACTCCTGGGCCGGCACAGAAGAACAAGGAGAAGGAGAATTCGATTCAGAAGCTGAAGAGTTCAGCTGATGAAAGTAATGTATCTGGTGATCAGAGGAAGGACGAGTCAGTTGTTGAGCTTCATCAGCAGCAGCGTCACTCTCAGTTCAGTATTGCGCGAGGTGGTGGAATTGGAATTGGGGGTGAGTTTGGTGAGAGTGGAAATGGAACTCGAGGTGGTTTTGGTGGTTCTCGAGGCAGTGCAGGGGAACATGGGGGCCGGAAGCAGCAGGATGAGTATTTTCCTGGTCCGTTGCCCCTTGTTCGGTTGAATCCGAGGTCTGATTGGGCTGACGATGAGCGAGACACGAGTCATGGATTCACAGAACGGAGCAGGGGAGAAGGAAGCAGGGATCATGGGCTTTCTTTGAAGAGTGAGGCTTATTGGGATTTTGATATGCCGAGGGTTGGCTTGTTGCCACATAATAATAAACATGGTTTTGACAAGAGGGGACAGATAAGGGACAATGAAGCTGGAAAGGTTTCCTCCAGTGAAGTTTCTAAACTGGACCATTATGATAGGaatggtgttggtgttggtgttggtgtgaGACCATCATCCAGTGGGAGTAGAAATTTGGGGAAGGATAACAAGTACGTTCCATCCCCTTTCAGAGATAATGTTAATGGTGATTCTGGAAAGAGGGACATGGGGTATGGTCAGGGACAGGGAGGGAAGCCATGGAGTAGTAGCATGACTGACTCATATGGTGACCGAAATAATAATGCACAACAGTACAATAGAAATAGAGTTGATTCTGTCCAGAGCTCAGTGTCGAAGTCTTCATTTTCCTTGGGAGGTAAAGGGCTTCCGGTTAATGATCCTCTGCTCAATTTCGGTAGAGAGAAACGCACATTGCAGAAGTCTGAAAAGGCTTTCATGGAGGATCCATTTGGAGCTTCTGGTTTTGATGGTAGGGATATATTCTCGTCTGGTCTTGTTGGggtagtgaagaagaagaaggatatGCTTAAGCAAACTGATTTCCATGATCCTGTCAGGGAATCATTTGAGGCTGAGCTTGAAAGAGTTCAGAGGATGCAAGAACAGGAGCGGCAGCGAGTAATTGAAGAGCAAGAAAGGGCATTAGAATTGGCTCGCAGAGAAGAGGAGGAAAGATTGAGGCAAGCTAGAGAACAGGAGGAGAGGCAGAGGAGATTGGAAGAAGAAGCAAGAGAGGCAGCATGGAGAGCAGAACAAGAAAGGGTTGAAGCTTTGCGGAAGGTAGAAGAGCAGAGGATTGCaagggaagaagagaaacaaAGGATGATTTTAGAAGAAGAGAGGAGGAAACAAGCTGCTAGACAAAAGCTTCTAGAATTGGAGCAAAGGATTGCTAGGAGGCAGGCTGAAGCATCAAAAGTTGGTAATAGCTCTCAACTTGTAGATGATAAGATGTCCGGGGTAGTGAACGAAAAAGATGCATCTAGGGCTACGGATGTGGGTGATTGGGAGGATAGTGAACGAATGGTTGACAGGATATTAACTTCGGCATCTTCTGATTCATCAAGTGTGAATAGGCCATTGGAGACGGGCTCTAGACCTAATTTCTCTAGAGATGTTTCTTCTGCTTTTATTGATAGGGGAAAACCAGTTAATTCATGGAAGAGAGATGCATATGATAATTGGGGCAGCTCAGCCTTCTATTCACAGGACCAGGAGAATGGTCACAACAGTCCTCGAAGGGATCCATCAATTGGTGGAAAGGCATTTATGAGGAAAGAATATAATGGTGGTGCCGGATTTATGTCATCAAGGACTTATTACAAAGGTGTTTCGGAGGCTCCTTTAGATGAATATGCTCATTTAAGAGGGCAGAGGTGGCATCAATCTGGAGATGGCGATCATGTAGGCAGAAGTAcagataatgattcagattttCATGAAAGCTTTGTTGAAAGATTTGGTGAAGGTTGGACACAGGGCCGTTCTCATCCATTTCCTCCATACACTGAGCGTCCATATCACAATTCAGAACCTGAGGGACCTTTTGCCTTGGGGAGGTCACGTTATTCGGTCAGGCAGCCTCGTGTTCTTCCCCCACCTTCTTTATCTTCTGTGCACAGACCTTACAGGAATGGGAATGAGTTTACTGGTCCTTCTGCTTTCCTGGAAAATGAGATTCGGTATGATCAGGCAGCCAGGACTGAGTCTACGCTGCCAACTGGTTATGACAACGTGAATCGTGGACAAACTGAGGTAGTTGATGCCCTACAAGAGGCTACTGTGAATGAGAACCATAAAGGCGATACCACAACAGGTTGTGATTCTCAGTCTTCGCTCTCTGTTTCAAGCCCCCCAAGTTCTCCTACTCATCTTTCTCATGATGACTTAGATGAATCTGGAGTTTCTCCTGGGATATTGACTGCTGAGGAAAGTAAAAATGTGCTTTCTGCTCCGGAAAATGAATCAAATGAAATACCTACCATAGCTGGAAATGAGAATGTTGTTACTTCTTCTGCTGTCTCaagtggtgatgatgatgaatggaCTAATGAGAATAATGAGCAGTTCCAGGAGCAAGAAGAatatgatgaagatgaagattatCAGGAAGAAGATGAAGTGCATGAAGGAGATGATAATGTCGACCTCAATCAGGAATTTGAAGATATGCATTTGCAGGAGAAAGGATTGCCCCACATGATGGATAACCTAGTGTTAGGATTTGATGATGGTGTCCAGGTTGGGATGCCCAATGAAGAGTTTGAAAGGACTTCTAAAAATGAAGAACCCACATTTATGGGTCAACAGGCTGATGGCATTAATCTTGAAGAACGTGCTTCTTTTGATGATGCATCCAATGATGGCAAAGGCCTTCAAACTGTCAATGATTCCTCACAGGTGAATCTTAATAGTTCTTCTAGTTTGTTCCATGAACCAGAGAAGCAAAATCAAGATTTGCTCATTCAGCCTAGCAATGCTCATTCTTCTGTGGCATCTGAGAGTCTAGGCAATGTGGAAGCTTCTAATGGCATGTCTACTCATCACAGTACACCGACTTCAGTTCCTATTGCCCCGCACTACTCGTCTTCAGGCCAGACTATTATTTCCAACGTAGCTGTTACTCCTAATCAAGCAGACGTACCCATTAAACTCCAGTTTGGCCTTTTCTCTGGTCCATCTTTGATACCCTCACCTGTACCTGCCATACAGATTGGTTCTATACAGATGCCGCTACACCTTCATCCACAGGTTGGTACACCCATTTCTCACATGCACCCATCACAGCCTCCTTTATTTCAATTTGGGCAGCTGAGGTATACATCTCCTATATCACAGGGGTTAATGCCTCTGGGTCATCAGTCAATGTCGTTTGTTCAGCCTAATATTCCATCCGGTTTCTCTTTTAATCATAATCCGGGAGGTCGAATGCAAGTTCAAACTGGTTCAGAAACATCCGATTCTTTTATTAAAGATGGGATCAGGCAGCATTCTGTTGGCAGCCAACCAGGTAATGCTAGGAGCTTACCACAAGGTTCCCAACCAAGTGAGAATGCAGAAAATATAGCTGGAATAAAGCAGGCTCAGATTGGCACTCCCCATGATGGTACTGATAGTGCTAGAACTGCTGCAGGTTTTCAGTTGGACAAGCAGGTGAGCCAAAATGTTGTTAGAAAGAGCAGCAGTGCTTCATCAAGTGCTAAAGAGTCAGAAGGTCTGTCTCTCTCCAGAGATGCATCATTCCATTCTCTTTCTAAAGAGAGGGATTTTGTGGAGTCAAAAGCACATTATCCTCCATCTGGTGGTAGGGGAAAGAGATATGTCTTTACAGTAAAAACTTCGGGATCTAGATCATCAGGTCCAGCTCCAAGGGCCAGTCGCCCGGACGCCGGAGGATATATGAGGAGGCCCCGGCGTAATATACAACGAACTGAATTTCGAGTCCGCGAAAGTGCTGATAAGAAACAATCTTCTAGTTTGGTATTGACTGATCAGACTGGGTTGGATAATAAATCAAATATCAATGGGAAGGGAGCAGGCATTTCTGGAAGGGCAGGACCTAGGAGGGCTTTCCCAAATAAATCTGGAAAGCAGTCAGTAGAATCAGCTACTGAAAATCTACATGGAATGGATTCTGGAAGCCGATTTGAGAAGGTTGAtgggaaagattcaacaaaggcTCAGAGCTTCTCACATTCTGGACAGAGTAATCTCAAAAGGAACTTGTGTTCTGAGGAAGATGTTGATGCTCCATTGCAAAGTGGAATTATACGGGTGTTTGAGCAACCTGGAATTGAAGCTCCTAGTGATGAGGATGACTTTATTGAAGTCAGGTCAAAGAGGCAAATGCTAAATGATAGGCGAGaacagagagagaaagaaatcAAGGCCAAGTCTCGGGTTGCAAAG GTACCAAGAAAATCTCGCTCCACTTCACAAAGTTCTATGGCAAATTCTAGCAAAGGACCCTTGCCTGTAGGAGAAGTGGCTAACAGTATTCCCAGTGATTTTGTCCCTGCTGAAGGGCGGGGAATGACAAATATTGATGTCTCATCTGGATTTAATTCAAGCATGCCATCCCAGTCATTAGCTCCTATAGGCACACCTCCTTTGAAAATTGATGCACAGCCTGATGTAAGGTCACAGTTAAACAG GTCACTGCAGACAAGTTTCCCAGTGGTTTCTGGTGGTGAAAAGGACCCTGTCCCTGGTGTGATTTTTGAGAGTAAGAACAAGGTTCTTGATAATGTCCAGACATCTTTGGGCTCTTGGGGCAATGCACAAATTAATCAGCAG GTCATGCCGCTTACACAGACACAACTTGATGAGGCTATGAAACCTCAACAGTGTGATTCACAGACTCCTGTTAGCAATGTGACAGCTATTGTTAATGAATCCAGCTTGCCAACATCATCCATTTTGACAAAGGAGAAAGCATTTTCATCTGCTGCCAGCCCCATTAATTCCTTGCTAGCTGGAGAAAAAATTCAATTTG GGGCAGTAACATCTCCAACTATTCTTCCTCCCAGCAGCCGTGCTGTGTCTCATGGCATTGGCCCTCCTCGTTCATCTAGATCAGACATGCAAATATCCCACAATCTTGCTGGATCTGATAATGATTGTAGTCTTTTCTTTGACAAAGAGAAACATGGTGATGAATCTCATGGCCATTTAGAAGATTGTGAAGCTGAAGCTGAAGCAGCTGCATCGGCTGTTGCTGTTGCTGCTATTAGTAGTGATGAGATTGTTGGAAATGGGTTAGGTACTTGTTCTGTCACAGTTACAGACGGTAAAGGTTTTGTAGCTGCAGATATTGATAGGGTAGCAGCAG GAGTAGGGGAGCAGCAATCTGCTAGTCAATCTAGATCTGACGAGCCTTTAAGTGTTTCTCTTCCAGCAGACTTATCTGTGGAGACTCCGCCCATTTCGTTGTGGCCACCCCTGCCTAGTTCACAAAATTCTTCTGGCCAAATGATCTCACATTTTCCTTCCATCCCTCCACATTTTCCTTCCGGCCCTCCTTCTCATTTTCCTTTCTATGAAATGAATCCTATGATGGGTGGTCCTGTGTTTGCGTTTGGGCCACATGATGAGTCTGCATCTACAACACAATCACAGACTCAAAAAACCACAACATCAGCAGCATCAAGGTCGATTGGGAGCTGGCAGCAGTGCCATTCTGGTGTTGAATCTTTTTACGGTCCTCCAACAGGATTTACTGGGCCATTTATAACTCCTCCTGGAGGCATCCCGGGAGTTCAGGGTCCCCCGCACATGGTTGTTTATAACCATTTTGCACCTGTTGGACAATTTGGTCAAGTTGGGTTGAGTTTCATGGGAACCACGTATATACCATCTGGAAAGCAGCCTGATTGGAAACACATTCCTACATCCTCTGCCATAGGACCTGGTGAAGGGGATATGAACAGTATGAATATGGCATCTTCGCAGCGGAATCCTGCTAACATGCCATCGCCAATTCAACATCTTGCTCCTGGATCACCTCTTATGCCAATGGCTTCTCCTCTGGCTATGTTTGATGTTTCTCCTTTCCAG CCCTCTACTGACATGTCTGTCCAAGCTCGATGGCCTCATGTTCCTAATTCACCACTTTCATCTATTCCTTTGTCAATGCCGATGCAGCAACAAGAAGGGGTACAAACTAGTCAATTTAATCATGGACCTTCTGTTGATCAGCCATTAAATATCCAAAGGTTTACCAATTCTAGGACTTCGACGCCTTCCGAAGGTGATAGGAGTTTTCCCAGAGCAGCTGATGTTAACCAATTGCCAGATGAACTTGGGTTAGTGGATGCATCAAACCCGACTGCTGCTAAGGCTGAACAGAATGTTGTCAACAAGACTCCCTCGCTGATCAACATTGCGGATGCCGGAGAGGTCAGTTCTCAGAATGGCAAAGGCAGCAATAGTAATAACCAGGGTGCGAGTTCTGCTTTTAAGAGTCAGCCCTCGCAACAAAATATTTCTACTTTGCACTATGACAATTCTTCAGGACATGGCCATTATCAAAGAGGTACTGTTTCTCAGAGAAATAGTTCTGGGGGTGAATGGTCCCATCGTAGATACCAAGGAAGAAACCAAACTATGGGTACAACAGATAAGAGCTTCCCTTCATCAAAGGTGAAGCAAATTTATGTGGCTAAACAGACTATTGGCGGGGCATCGTCAACGTCATGA